The DNA segment TATAGACAACTGGAGACCCATTAGCCTGTTGAATAATGATGGGAAATTATCTGCCCTTGTATTTGATAAGAGGTTGAAACAAGGCTTGCATCATATAGTTGATGAAGAACAATCTGGTTTTATGCATGGTCGGCACATTAGTAATAACATCAGGTTGATCTTAAATATGATTGGCTAGAATGACCACATCCTTGATGATAGTTTTCTTATGTTTGTTGATTTTtataaagcttttgacactgtagaacaTGAGTTTATGTTCAACGCAATACGTTTGTTGGGGTTTGctgaccttttttttttaaaagcaatCCAAACTTTATATTATGGTTGTACTAGCTCTATAAAATTAGCTCACGGGACATCCCAAAGATTTGATATTGGCCGTGGCATTAGGCAGGGCTGCCCAATtagtccattttttatttttattggttacTCAAATTATGGCTCTTCATATCAAGAAAGGGAATTTTCAAGATGTTTCAGCACTTGGCAATGAATTTAAACTATGTCAACTGGCTGATGATACCACCATATTTTTAAGAGACAGGAATGAGGTTTCTAAAGCAGTTTCCTGTATTGAAGACTTTTCCTTCGTTTCGGGTTTGAAAATGTATATCAGTAAGTCAGTCTTATTTCCACTCAAGGATTGTGTTTTACAGGAAGTATATGGTATCCCAATTAACGATAAGGTTACTTATCTTGGAATTGTTATATGCAAGGATGAAAAACAAAGGAGTGAATTGAACTTTAACCCCATTATTGAGAAAACAAAGAAGAAATTGAACCTCTGTTTGATGAGAGATATTTCATTATACGGTCGGGTTTTATTGTCCAAAGCTGAAGGATTATCCAGATCGTTTTATGTCTCGTTATCGCTTAACTTACCCCCTAAAATTGTAAAGGACTTAGAAAAGCTTCTTTATCATTTTATTTGGAGGAACAAGCCTCACTATCTACGAAAATATATTCTCACTAATACCCAAGAACAAGGTCTTGAGGTTTTAGATTTCAATAAtctaaataatacttttaaaataAATTGGATTCTAAAGTATGTTAAGAACAGTATTTGGAATGTCTTCCCTAAGTATTTATTTGACTCTGTTGGTGGTTTAGAATTTTTGCTTCAATGTAATTTTGATGTTGATAAAATCCCAGTAAAGGTGGCCAAATTCCATAAGCAGGCAATTTTAGCTTGGATGTTAGCGTATAAACACAATTTCTCTCCTCACAGATACTTTATATAGAACAACAAAGATATACGATTTAAAAATAAGTATCATTTTTTTTCATAACTGGTTTAAGAATAAGATTCTTTTGGTTGGTCAGTTACTGAATGAGGATGGATATCTACTCTCATATGGGGAATTTCTTGATAAATTTAAAATTCCAATAACCCCAAAAGAATATGCAATTGTTTTTGATGCGATTCCAAGGGGGGTTGTATCTCTTTTAAATTCCTCTGTGGTTGATGTAAGTAACATAGatttacatgaaaatatattcatTGGCAATATTAACATCAAAGATAAATGTAGTAACAAACAGATTAGGAATATTGTTTGTGATACAATTCCCTCAGCAAGGTTCTTTTGGTCAAATATCTATGGTGATATACAATGAGGGGAAAGCATGGAAAATTGAGAACAAATATTGTATCAGTAACAAGGTAAAGGAAGTttaatttaaaatattacatagAATTTATCCTGTGAAACATGTTTAGGAAAGATTCAAGCTGAATATTGActataaatgtgatttctgtggaatggaggagaccattttgcatttgttttttggattgacatacagaattttgttacaaaaaaaaaatgggaCCACTTGTACTATTTAATGGTTTTGatataatgatttatttaagAAATTCTGACATGGATAAAGATGTagtatatttatatttaattcaactgctaataatactaggtaaatttcatattcacaaatgcaaatggtctaattcaaaacCTATCTTTTTTCGCTTTATAAATTAATTTAAACAATATGGCACTACTTTaactaaaatgaaaaacaaaaaggcaattaaaacttgttgtattattaatgaatatgatttgtttgtttaggattcctggcaatgtaaatagtttgtatgtatgcttgtttgcatgtgactattcttcttttgtttgttgatatttgttaataaaaaaaaagaagttgTCGAGTTTTATAATATTATCAACAATACTAGCTAGATATAGCTACTATAGCTATAGCTACTAGCTATAACAACTTAGTTGTTCAAATCATGATACATATTTTTAAAAAGTGGGGAATGGCGTGGGTAAACATGCAACAAAAAGAGATAAGGAAATCAAGAAAATAAAGTGGATGAGGGAAGCAAAACATGTCaatgcattggccgggaatcgaacccgggcctcccgcgtggcaggcgagaattctaccactgaaccaccAATGCTTACTTATACAACTTGTAAAAAAAGCAAGGTCTATACACATAAAACGGTATTTGACGAATGTATAGTAATACCTGTTGTAGTAGGAATACATGTTATCCACCTCATTCTCAAATCACTTTTATTAAAACACGGAAGCCAAACGCagaaactacaaatccctgcattAACATGTTTCTGTTAGCTGATACTTCATGACAAAATACACCATATTACTGTCCTGCTAATGTGCCTGGACCTTGTAGGCTAAACTGCAGAGGGAAAACCCATGACTGACCCGAATGGTTGTCCAATTAAGCAGGCTAGATGCAGTTATTTTGAAATTAATATGCATGTTTTTGAGCAGTCATTCAAATGCCTTAGGCTATTGACTGCAGTTTACAGCAATAATAACATTCTtcattacattgtgttgttttagCCTAGGTAGGATACATTTATTGttcataaaaaaaacacaacaattggGTAGCATTTCGAGCTGTATACCTGAGCACTGGGAGGGAGGGCACTCAGCGCAGTCTTGGGAGTGCACAGTATAGGCAGCTACTACCTATGATTTCATTATCTGATAAACTTGTTTTTATTTCGCTGTGTAAATTGACTGGATATATTCACCGCAGTATTAAGCCTAACATTAAGCTTATGAATTATGGGCTAATATGCATACGCTTCTAACTTAGGCTATAGGCTACTTCGAGCATGTCTGTCTTCATTGTTCTGTTGCGCAATtatgcacctggcctctccgctgccATGGCTATTCCTTttaaagcttgttggacacttatTTCGACCtcgtccttcttctcctcctactACTATTAGACTATTGGAGGAGAGCTGAAGCTTGCTGAATTGAAGATAGGCTACAGTATTAACAGGAGGGAAGTTGGAAGGAGAAGCCATATTTTCTGATAGGAAGCCTACTATTTTAACACCAGCTACATCCTGAAAAAAATAGGCCAACACCATATGAGTGGCCTGCTAATGTACCTTTCTGGACCTTCTAAGCTGTGGAGAATAGACCCAAACGGTTGGATAATCAGGCCTATGCAGTTACTTTGGCATGAAACAAAACAGGAAGTGTGAGTGGTTATTCAAATTAGCCTACATCACTGcagtgtataataactgtgtatTCACTTGATAATAATACATTCCTCATTGCACTGTGTTGTAGCCCAGGTAAAATAGTTTTCTAAAAAGTAGGACTAATCAATAGTGCTTTGTGTGCCCGGGGATAAATCTAATAACCCTAGATTTTGAAGATCCTtgattaggtgacagtacagaatgtcagcttttattttataacccaaaacacaactaaaacaaactgcaaatgcatccaacgactttgtagtcattgtgtgcaaggaatatgggaccaaatattaaACTTTTGACTACCTTAGAAAtcaatttgtccaaatacttatttGACTTCTTCATGTGGGGGGGCGTGTAAacgactagatacataaagtgctttcatttctaaggTAAAACCCTCAaatacagaatgtcaccttttactGTCGCCCCATATTAAACATTTGAACTCAAATCCCAAACGCTGGAGTATAGAGACAaaaatgttagcttcactgtccaaatacatatggaggGGAGTGTATATACAGGCATGAGTTAAGACAACCAAAATCATAAGGTGTTTTATGAAAAACAAATGTCTGTCTTTTGATCCAAATTTAATAGCTACAAAATGATGTTCTCATGGAGTATCATTCCTTGAGCCCACTCTTGGATAGCATCTAACAGTGTGACTTTCACACATCTCCATTCCATTTAAGAGTCACGGTAAACAGATAATAAATCAAGAATAAGGACAAAATTAACAGCTGCATTTACTAGAATCTGCAGACAATTGTCAGATTGTTAGTTATtcaaatagaaaaaaagaaacagtAAATATACATTGCCTTCTCTAGCCTATAAAGCTACCTGGCCTGACATCCATATCTTCTTAGCTACAGCACTGAATTAGACAAAAAGTACAGAATTCGACAAGTACAATAGTTCCATTTTTAATAAGAACAAAGAAAGTCGGCACAAGCAAGAATAAACCGTCACTCTACAATTGAATTTGCCCATAAATTGCACCTCCACTACCAAGAGGCTTATGATACAGGAGGAAATCACTGGTTGGACTGCCAAATGAGGCAACCCtatatcatcatcaatatcaCCACATTCACTGTAATAAtggaaatgttttgaaatgtCTTTCCTATAACAAATGTGAGAATAATCCAAAGATTACATCAGGCACCAGGTGGAATAACAGTTTTCATTAAATGATAGGCCCATAACATGATCAGTCAGGACACATGAAATTCAAGTATCAAAATGATTAAGAGGACACTAACTAGCTGTAGAGGAAACTACAACGACAGTAAGaattatggagaaaaaaaacatgacacAATCAACAATACATAggccaggggtaggcaacccgaGTCCTGGAGTGCCACAgacacttcatgtttttgatttaaccgacctgaagaccaggtgtgttgaactTAGGCTATCGCTGAACTTAGCTCAGTTGGTCatgtgtggtgcctagttggaacaaaatcccAAAGTACCTGAGGCACTCCTGGAACAgggggttgcctacccctgcatTGGGCAATGTTTTGCATTTAAGGCAGTGATATTTCTTCCAAAAAGTAGTAACTAGATAGCTATGCTCATTCCATGTTAAATACAAATTAAGCCCCAACGTGACCCCCCGCCAATGTTTTCTTGTACAAAATAAAGTCTTGAAACATTTGAGTGAGAATCAGAGTTCATATGGCCAGCGGTGGGTAGTGTTCTGGATGTTTTTGGTCTTCTTCACAGTGAGGGTTGTCAGGGCTTATCAGACTGGAGCATGGTGGTGTCACTCAGGCTATTGTCTGGCACAAAACCTAAACAGTTGGCACAGATCTGGCACAGCGTTGTTTGTTTGTTCTATTTGTTCAGTTAACGGTTGCCTTTCATGGCCTCCTTAGCAGCCAAGATTAGAGGTGTAAGACTGGAGAGGGGTTTTGCCAGCTTCAGGAAGGGATGCTAGACAaaaagaagagaaggaggagaaagagagtaaAGGGTTAACATTGAAGCTCATCTCTATTGTAGTACATGCAGACAGGGTAATTATGGAGTATATACAGCCAAATCCAACCAGTCAAGTTGACACAAGAGTAGAAGAGCAAATCACAAAAGAAGCCATAGATAGGATGGGTCATCACCTGCAGCAGCTCTTTGCCCCCACCTCTCTTCTCCACATCCATTTCCAGGCAGAGGTTAAGGAAGTCTCTGAATATGGGAGACAGTTTCTCTGGGTTCTGCAGTTCTGGAGTCCCATTTGTGGCAATCAGGTACAGTgcctgggggagaggagagtgggaagaAGAGAACTGTGAGGTTCTGGAAAAGTATCTTACATCCATGTCAGTATCACTATGGAACTAGCTTTTGATGTACTGTGATATAGTAAAAGAAATAAATGGCATTTAGGAGGGTGCTGCTCTATGGTTCACTTACTCTTAGCGGGTTCTCATTGAGGTATGGAGGCTCCCCCTCAACCATCTCAATGGCCATGATGCCCAGGGACCAGATATCAACCTTAGGCCCATAGGCTTTCCGGGTCACCACCTCAGGTGCCATCCAGTAAGGCGTACCCACCATGGTGCTGCGCTTGCTCTGCTCTGGAGTGATCTGGGCGCAGAAACCAAAATCGGCTGCACAGAGAGAAGGGAGGTGGAattcagagagagatggagacatatGTTAGTGAGGGACTGAAGGGTAGCATACAAACAGTAGCACCAGCTTCTAATAGTCATTTGTTAACTATCCTTGCCAAATTGGTACTTATCTTTCATAGGATGCAGATGGCAAATTCCAGCTATAAATATGAATATAGAACAGTTTTACAACATCAAAGCGAATCCATACACCCGCAGACTTTCAATAAGGTAAATATCCACCCCCAACTATTAGGGCTGTTACTTCCTCTACATAGGCCATGGCTAGCCTGGGGTTGTTTAGTGGGAGAGGGAGACTCACTGAGCTTGACAGAGCCATCCATTCCCAGTAGCACGTTGTCACTCTTGATGTCACGATGGATGACCTGGTTCGCATGAAGGAACTCCAGTGCTTGTAAACACTTCAGATGGGGAAACCaacggcagagagagagcaatggagcGAGAGGGGATGAAGAAACAACGGTTAATATTTCCACATAAAATAAAGGCTCTAAATGTGAACACCCAAGTTACCCACCCAGCCACTGTTAAAGGGTAAACAGGTCAAGGTTAATGCAGTGTGCCATATAAGAGCTGGTCACCTCTCTGCAAACAGCAGCTATCTGAGCCTCGTCCATGcaggtctctgtcaccacatCAGTCAGCGAACCaccagccaaatactccatcacCACATAGAGCTCCTCTCCCACCAGGAAactaacaaacacacagacaccaaagCCGGAGAGGTTGTTAGGGTATATTGTATTGTACAATATCGTACACCCAGTAGTGTTCCACCATCACCAGAAAGTTAGGTTTGGCACACCCAACTTACACCAAAGTTAGTGCTGTTAAGCTTAATTATATATTTGATCATTCTATTACCTGTCTACATAGTTGACAATGTTCGGATTCTTTAACTCTTTCATCACCATAATCTCATTGATGATCAGCTCCTTCTTGGGCTGCTTCTGTAGGTTGATCTGTTTAATGGCCACCTgtgagaaacagacagaaataaGGAAAGGTTCAAATTGATCATctaaaatgggtgtgtgattagtTATCCTGCAATCTCTCAACTCCTGCCAGGCTTACAGTTTTCAAACGCTTTCCCCATTTCTGTCTCTTTGTATCTAGTCTCTGCCGCACTTTGCACATCTTTCCACAACTCTCAAGGTCTCCTTCCCTTTACTTATTCTCCTCAATCCACCCATTCCCGGTCAGTCGACCAATGACAACCCTTAATTCCCCTTTACCTCCTGTCCGGTGGCGACGTCAATGGCTGTGAACACTGTCCCTGAAGCCCTGTGTGGAGACGATGGTTACATATTTTTAATaacttggacacacacacacacaccccaattaCCACCTTCAAATAAACTTACCCCTGTCCAATTTTTTCATATCTTGTGTACTTCTTTCTGGGATCTCCAATGCTGACAATAGTTCCTGTGGGCAAAGATAAAGTTATAAAGACCAACACTAAATTATCCTGACAAGAGGGTTATATTAATAACTACCAGTAAAATTGTCACGTTGCTATTGTAAGAAATGTAGTGTGTTTACTCAGTTTGTCCATGATCTCCTCGTCTGACATCTTGCCCTTCTTCTTCTGTCTGTCTAGAGCCTTGGAGGCTGCGTCTCCATCTGGACACGTGGCTGGAGCAGGGATGGGGTCAATGACGGAGCGAGTGTAAACCTgcaggagaaacacacacacaataaataaataaataaataaataagaaagaGAATATGAGCGACTGAGAAAGAGCAAAAGAAAACTGAGGTGAGCTCCCGTCAAAATGACTCACACTCTTAGTGTATTCTGGACGTGGTGCCACAATGGGTGGGGGAGTTTCATCATCATCGTCGTCATCAATGTCCTTGATACTGATCGATGAGGGTTCCGTGCCCTTTTTGACCAGCTATTGCAGAAAAGAAGATAACAATAGACATTACATATATAGCCCACACATATTTCATTCACACATTTTCAGGGCTGCTATGAATGAGGTCAAGGACCAAGAAATCCCAGCCCCATAGTATTCAGGTAGCTagtaagggaaagggggatacctagtcagttgtacaactgaatgccttcaactgaaacgtGTCTTCCACATTTACCCCAAcatctctgaatcagagaggtgcggggggctgccttaatcgacatccacatctttcACACCCGGAgaacaggggcagaacgacagatttttaagtAATCACTAGAAAGAAGTCAGTACTTACAGAGTGGGGTCCTGCAGGGAAACCCTCCTTTTCTAAAAATGAAAAGGGAGAGGGAAATAATTGCAGTCTTGAAAGAGTCTATAACAATCTTAGAAAACAGCAAAGTGTCATTGATTGAGAAAGCTCACCAGAGGAGGAGAAACTGAGGTATTTCTGGCGGCCGTTGCCCGTAGAATCATAGAATTTGAGCACGTCGAGAACAGCCTGTGGGTTCTTCTTCTGCTCTGATTTGGTGATGTTTGACGTCTGGAGGAGCCGTGCCCATTGCTCTGGCATGCCCTATCAGAGAGGAGGATACAAAGAGATGGGGTCAGGGGTCAATCAACTAACTCGGGAAGAATCCAAAACAAGCAGTACTATGGTCCACCAGACTGGGATTTGAGTATCCCTGGAATAAGAGCTGAAAAGTCGGAAGAAAGTGACCCTACTTACAGTGAACTCCCCAGTGACAGCATCAAAGCCAACGTGGATGGTGTGTTCAAAGTCTGAAGGCGGAGAGATCTCTGGTCGTTCTTTGTCCCGGTCTTTCTTTCTACCACCTGAAAGTCATCAAATAAACCATCATTACATTCTCTGTTAATAAATGTGCTGAAATGTAATCAGATCCAACAACGGATAGACTGAAATTGAAAAGAGCGAAATTCAACCGCTCCCATCACTGGATAGTCTGATGCATACAGATGGAAACTAACATAAAATGGATTGGTTCTGAACTAAGATACACTGAATGAAATGTAGCCTCTTAATACACCTTTAAAAAATGGCTGAGGCTGTGGCTCCATAGGTAACTGTCCCATCCAGCCCCCTGGatctttttttcccccagagCTGAAGATCCGAATCACGTTCTGCACATGCGTTTCTCTACTTTCACATTTCTCACTGTcaattgtgaataagaatttttCAAGTTCTAGCGGTGAAACATCCATGCAGCATCTGCATACCAACCATTTGATCTCAACTAGGTTCAGAGATAAGCATTTAGGTTAGATCTTCTTGAGTTATACAGTGTTGTTTGGAATTATGTACAGAGGGCAAATTTTAGAGCAGATGATGTTAACTGTAGCATAGTCCGTGTTTAGTTTCAATCAAAGCACTTATTTTGTCTAGTGGCGCGGGCATGACAGAAAAATGCGACCATTCGCACAATCATCCTAAAATCTTATAAGAAATTAGGTGTTTTTTTGTATTCCAGTAACGTTATACCAGGGATGAGCAACTTTGaagggggtgggggccacaaaaaactgtaatcctgcaattctacacattttgccatagggtggcgTGAAATGTTCGCAGTTTTGaatctgagtgagactgactaatacaaatcaatgggggccccccggCTGGTAACTTAACCATGATAACAAGTTTAGATCGTTTTCTAAGTTAAACTAACTGCCAGCTTACACATTTTAGTAGACATGGGCAAATTGACTGACATAAGaaaaaaaactgctgatgcacaaccaaatttcaaaattgcaccttgtgtgttctactattctaacttgcaacagtaagttgagactccGACTGAAGGAATTGATCCAAGTGACTTCAAAGCCCGCAGGCCACCAGTTCCCCATCCCTGCGTaatactatgctattatatttggTACTGTTATGTAGAATGATATCATTACCGTGTGATCTTGCAGACATttattcagctttgatctaacatGAGCAGAATCTAATATGCGCAGAAGCTTCGGGACGCTTTAGCTGTCTGTAAGATGGTCCAGAAAAGTTGGATCCACAGCCACTCCGTCACAAAAATAGGACAGTTGACCCATGcttaaaagcagtggttcccaaacaggGACACTAGGACCCCAGGGGGTACTGGGCCTATCCACcaggggtacttgagaagactcatgagaccataggcctactggtaaaatgcacgagggggtacttcaggggtactctgggcagaatataattcagttggtggtacagtaaccgaaaaaggttgggaaccactgctttagATCCCCTGCCAGTGCACCACCTCTATAGACTCGTGTCTCACCTTTCTCTGCTCCTGAGAAAATTGAGATTATCTTGTTGCGGGGTTTCCTTTCTTCTGGAACTGAGGGCAGGGGCTTGGAGCTGTGATTGGCTGAGAGCGGGTCCTTGCTGGAGCCTGTGCTGAAGATGGTGCTGCTCATCCTGACTGGGGGGGCCGGGGGCTTGTCCTCGGGATCCCCGTTATCACACATGGCCGCAGGGAGCGGGAAGGACAAAAAGAGGGTAACAAAGAGACAGGAGGAAAGAAAGCGCTAATGTGCACAATAGACAGAGGTGGGTGCAGAGAGATCAGGAATGGGAATCAGAATAGAAGGAGAGCATGGGGTGATATCTGCAAGACAAACAGAGACATGATCAGTTTAACTACACAAATGACAGGTGAACAAGAACACATGCACATTGCATAACATATTAGGTGGTATTTGCTTTTGAAGAGGCCAGACCAATTTTATGGTTGTAAACCTGTTCATTTTTATCTTGAGGTGAAACTGACTTTACGCCGCAGAGGAACACCTTTATCTAGACAGGAAGATTGCTGTCAGAACTCATTTTCTCTCTGGCATGTTTTCAGCATTCCACTATGACTATGCAGAGATATGAACTTAGATCAGATTTCCTATATTATCATAGCACACATTGTCATTCACCCTCGAAACATAGGCATACAGTAGCAGTCAAGTTTGGATACTCAttcactcattcaagggttttcctttgttttactattttctacattgtagaataatagtgaagacatcaaaattatgaacacatatggaatcatttagtaaccaaacaagagttaaacaaatcaaaatatattttatatgagattcttcaaagtagccacccttagccttgacagatttgcacactcttggcattctctcaaccagattcatgaggttgtcacctggaatgcatttcaattaacaggtgtgccttgttaaaagttaatttgtggaatttctttccttcttaatgcatttgagctaaacagttgtgttgtgacaaggttggggtatacagaagatagccctatttggtaaaagaccaagtccatattatggcaagaacaactcaaataagcaaagagaaacgacagtcattacagatcagtcaatacggaaagtGCAGttgttcaagtgcagttgcaaaaaccatcacgcgctatgatgaaactggctctcatgaggaccgccacaggaaaggaagacccagagttacctctgctgcagtggataagttcattagagttaacggcacctcagattgcagcccaaataaatgcttcacaaagttcaagtaacagacatctaaACAACTGTTCTGAGACTGCATAAATCAGGCCTTcctggtcaaattgctgcaaagaaaccactactaaaggacaccaataagaagaaacttgcttaggccaagaaacacgaacaatggacaatagaccggtggaaatctgtcctttggtctgatgagcccaaatgtgagatttttgtttccaacagctgtgtctttgtgagacccagagtaggttaacggatgatctctgcatgtgtggttcccactgtgaagcatgtaGGAGGTGgtattatggtgtgggggtgctttgctggtgacagtgatttatttagaattcaaggcacactttttttttttcacctttatttaaccaggtaggcaagttgagaacaagttctcatttacaattgcgacctggccaagataaagcaaagcagtttgacacatacaacaacacag comes from the Salmo trutta chromosome 4, fSalTru1.1, whole genome shotgun sequence genome and includes:
- the LOC115192529 gene encoding serine/threonine-protein kinase PAK 2, translating into MCDNGDPEDKPPAPPVRMSSTIFSTGSSKDPLSANHSSKPLPSVPEERKPRNKIISIFSGAEKGGRKKDRDKERPEISPPSDFEHTIHVGFDAVTGEFTGMPEQWARLLQTSNITKSEQKKNPQAVLDVLKFYDSTGNGRQKYLSFSSSEKEGFPAGPHSLVKKGTEPSSISIKDIDDDDDDETPPPIVAPRPEYTKSVYTRSVIDPIPAPATCPDGDAASKALDRQKKKGKMSDEEIMDKLRTIVSIGDPRKKYTRYEKIGQGASGTVFTAIDVATGQEVAIKQINLQKQPKKELIINEIMVMKELKNPNIVNYVDSFLVGEELYVVMEYLAGGSLTDVVTETCMDEAQIAAVCRECLQALEFLHANQVIHRDIKSDNVLLGMDGSVKLTDFGFCAQITPEQSKRSTMVGTPYWMAPEVVTRKAYGPKVDIWSLGIMAIEMVEGEPPYLNENPLRALYLIATNGTPELQNPEKLSPIFRDFLNLCLEMDVEKRGGGKELLQHPFLKLAKPLSSLTPLILAAKEAMKGNR